A single Chryseobacterium sp. DNA region contains:
- a CDS encoding Crp/Fnr family transcriptional regulator: protein MVDKLLQSGLHWEKKEFRRNEFLKIPGSTDTHIYFIENGSLRIFMTDEKEERIIRFGYTGNMIVSLDSFLSGKPSDLCIQAIKRSSVKIASKKDFYELICSGEENMKFWINILEDVVLQQLEREKDLLIHSPRERFERVLKRSPQLFQEVPNKYIANYLRMSPETLSRLKKS, encoded by the coding sequence ATGGTAGATAAATTGCTTCAGAGCGGACTTCATTGGGAAAAGAAAGAATTCAGGAGGAATGAGTTTCTGAAGATTCCGGGAAGTACGGATACTCATATTTATTTTATAGAAAACGGAAGTCTCAGGATCTTTATGACGGATGAAAAGGAAGAAAGGATTATCCGGTTTGGCTATACCGGAAATATGATTGTTTCTTTAGATTCATTTCTGTCAGGAAAGCCGTCAGATCTTTGTATACAGGCTATTAAGAGATCCTCTGTAAAAATAGCCTCAAAAAAAGATTTTTATGAGTTGATCTGTTCCGGTGAGGAAAATATGAAATTCTGGATAAATATTCTCGAAGATGTGGTTTTACAGCAGCTGGAAAGAGAAAAAGACCTTCTGATCCATTCCCCGAGAGAACGTTTTGAAAGAGTTTTAAAAAGGAGCCCACAGCTTTTCCAGGAAGTTCCCAATAAATATATTGCCAATTATCTCCGGATGTCACCGGAAACCTTATCGAGACTTAAAAAATCTTGA
- a CDS encoding alpha/beta hydrolase-fold protein, with translation MNNWFKFLYLPVFLFFLSGKAQEKINIGEKQTLFSKVLNENREIWVHLPKTYGDHTISPAKYPVIYLLDGEINFEYYAGMTDFLARTPYADIPECIVVGIKNTERTRDLTPTKSQKKSPVNPNLSLFADSGGSENFVKFLQEEVKPFINKNYRTQEYSVLAGHSFGGLFAINTLLNHPDYFNAYVANDPSLWWDNKVLISRTKAYVEKNKKFPAKKSLYVSQADNGERQKNWNSDMTEAIEEFKEIVEKNGSLNYKHRFFEGEVHGTVSYPGNYEALKFIFNGFRTDIKQLAKNPELLEEDYKKLSDRMGAEFTPSEDYLNVVIKFMKSNGFKESETYFMNLKDKYYSKK, from the coding sequence ATGAACAACTGGTTTAAATTTTTATATCTGCCCGTATTTTTATTCTTTTTATCCGGAAAAGCCCAGGAAAAGATAAATATAGGAGAGAAGCAAACGCTATTTTCAAAAGTTTTAAATGAAAACAGAGAAATCTGGGTTCATCTTCCAAAAACGTACGGAGACCATACCATTAGCCCTGCAAAATATCCTGTGATTTATCTTTTGGACGGAGAAATCAACTTTGAATATTATGCTGGGATGACCGATTTCCTGGCCCGGACACCGTATGCTGATATCCCGGAATGTATTGTGGTGGGGATCAAAAATACGGAAAGAACAAGAGACCTTACTCCAACAAAATCTCAGAAAAAAAGCCCTGTAAACCCAAATCTTAGTCTTTTTGCAGACAGCGGCGGAAGCGAAAATTTTGTAAAATTCCTGCAGGAAGAGGTAAAGCCATTCATCAATAAAAATTATAGAACACAGGAGTATTCTGTTTTAGCAGGACATTCTTTCGGAGGACTGTTTGCAATTAATACACTTCTTAATCACCCTGATTACTTCAATGCTTATGTGGCGAATGATCCGAGCTTATGGTGGGATAACAAGGTTTTAATTTCCAGAACGAAAGCATATGTAGAAAAGAATAAAAAATTCCCGGCAAAGAAATCTTTATATGTTTCTCAGGCTGATAATGGTGAACGGCAAAAAAACTGGAACTCTGATATGACGGAAGCGATTGAAGAATTTAAAGAAATTGTAGAGAAAAACGGATCTCTGAATTATAAACATCGTTTTTTTGAAGGAGAAGTCCACGGTACGGTTTCTTACCCGGGAAATTATGAAGCGCTGAAGTTTATATTTAATGGCTTCAGAACGGATATCAAGCAGTTGGCCAAAAATCCGGAATTGCTAGAAGAAGATTATAAAAAATTATCGGATAGAATGGGTGCGGAATTTACTCCTTCGGAAGATTATCTGAATGTGGTCATCAAATTCATGAAGAGTAATGGTTTCAAAGAATCCGAAACCTATTTTATGAATCTGAAAGACAAATATTATTCTAAGAAATAA
- a CDS encoding isocitrate lyase/phosphoenolpyruvate mutase family protein has protein sequence MISFKSLHQGKEPLLLGNVWNAQSARAFEKSGYKALATSSSAVALSLGYEDGEQMTFEEYFYMIKRIKESVSIPLSVDLEAGYGPADDIIVSNILKLLDIGVAGINLEDTYVVEGKRELMDREAFYEKLEKIFLGLKERRGDIFINIRTDPFLLGIDNALEETLRRAELFEKLNADGIFVSGMTVDNDIKTVVNATSLPVNVMGLPDLPDFDTLTALGVKRITSGGFLNRHIYNELEIISTEIINNRSFSTLFCTHETY, from the coding sequence ATGATCAGTTTTAAAAGTTTACATCAGGGAAAAGAACCTTTATTATTAGGTAATGTATGGAATGCACAAAGTGCAAGAGCCTTTGAAAAGTCAGGATATAAAGCGTTGGCAACTTCAAGTTCGGCAGTAGCCCTGAGTTTGGGATATGAGGACGGAGAGCAGATGACTTTCGAAGAGTATTTTTATATGATTAAAAGAATTAAAGAATCAGTTTCAATTCCTCTGTCTGTTGATTTAGAAGCAGGATATGGCCCTGCAGATGATATCATTGTATCCAATATTCTAAAGCTTTTGGACATAGGTGTTGCAGGGATCAATCTGGAAGATACTTATGTGGTGGAGGGTAAAAGAGAGCTCATGGACAGAGAAGCTTTCTATGAGAAACTTGAAAAGATATTTTTGGGATTGAAAGAAAGGCGGGGTGACATTTTTATCAATATAAGAACAGATCCTTTTTTACTGGGTATTGACAATGCACTGGAGGAAACTTTAAGAAGAGCTGAACTTTTTGAAAAACTTAATGCTGACGGAATCTTTGTTTCGGGAATGACTGTTGACAATGATATCAAAACAGTTGTGAATGCTACTTCTCTTCCGGTCAATGTAATGGGGCTGCCAGATTTGCCTGATTTTGATACGCTTACTGCATTAGGAGTGAAAAGAATTACTTCAGGAGGCTTTTTAAACCGGCATATTTACAATGAGCTGGAAATAATAAGCACAGAGATCATCAATAACAGAAGTTTTTCAACCCTTTTTTGTACCCATGAAACTTACTGA
- a CDS encoding dienelactone hydrolase family protein translates to MIRSILLTTLIMASGTFFSQKLKPVSYQDGSQKLNGLVTSNAGKKLPGVLILPAWKGIDEEAKTAALELEKQGYIAFIADIYGEGKIPVDNEAAAKTSGYYKQNYKEYQKRISLALEQLKKNGAISDKTAVIGYCFGGTGALESARGKLPVAGVVSIHGSLAKDQTRKNESLPVKILVENPADDKSVSQQDYDNLIKEMNEGNADWQIITYAHSKHTFTDPKSPDYNETMAKRAWNHTLLFLKEILK, encoded by the coding sequence ATGATACGTTCAATCTTATTAACTACATTGATCATGGCTTCAGGAACATTTTTCAGTCAAAAGCTTAAACCGGTTTCCTATCAGGACGGCTCACAAAAGCTGAACGGCCTGGTTACGTCTAATGCAGGAAAAAAACTTCCGGGAGTTCTGATTCTTCCGGCCTGGAAAGGAATTGACGAGGAAGCAAAAACAGCAGCTCTTGAGCTTGAAAAGCAAGGTTACATCGCGTTTATTGCTGATATTTACGGCGAAGGAAAAATTCCTGTTGACAATGAAGCTGCCGCAAAAACCTCAGGCTATTATAAGCAGAATTATAAAGAATATCAAAAACGGATTTCTTTAGCCCTGGAACAATTGAAAAAAAATGGGGCAATTTCTGATAAAACAGCTGTTATCGGCTATTGTTTTGGAGGTACCGGAGCTTTAGAATCAGCCAGAGGGAAATTACCTGTAGCAGGAGTAGTTTCCATTCACGGAAGTTTGGCCAAGGACCAGACCAGAAAAAATGAAAGTTTACCCGTGAAAATTCTGGTTGAAAACCCGGCGGATGATAAAAGTGTCAGCCAACAGGACTATGACAACCTCATCAAAGAGATGAATGAGGGAAATGCTGACTGGCAGATCATTACATATGCCCATTCAAAACATACGTTCACAGATCCCAAGTCCCCGGATTACAATGAAACAATGGCCAAAAGAGCGTGGAATCATACCTTACTATTTTTAAAAGAAATTTTAAAATAA
- a CDS encoding PepSY domain-containing protein, with product MENKKTNPKKKQGKSLTKRITGWLHLWLGLVSGIIVLTVTLSGTVFVFCDEIIDLCGGSAKYVQAPAHAKKRSPEELLAQFHQQVPDRKAFYFDTYKEADRTFRVASATKPPKDKNAGNAKKPKGKGRGPRGIFAYHYLDPYTGKVMGSTKSYEFFYVVAHIHAQLLAGKFGKTVVGVASIIFFIQLISGLILWWPKKWNRTTRTAAFKIKSGTKWRRKNYDFHNVFGFYSLLPAVFITITGLIMAYKVLTDLTQEAFGGVADAHTIAEKYKPEFDPEKKTLSYADFVDKNFKAFPEAKQIRMSIPRNDSSTVYNVVAAKFIGLKSLVKGKKYGSQ from the coding sequence ATGGAAAATAAAAAAACTAACCCAAAGAAAAAACAAGGGAAATCCCTGACGAAGAGAATCACAGGATGGCTGCATCTCTGGCTCGGGCTTGTTTCCGGGATTATTGTACTGACGGTGACCCTTTCGGGAACGGTATTTGTCTTTTGTGACGAAATTATAGATCTATGTGGCGGGAGTGCCAAATATGTGCAGGCTCCGGCCCATGCAAAAAAGAGGTCTCCTGAGGAGCTGCTTGCACAGTTCCATCAGCAGGTTCCGGACAGGAAAGCATTTTATTTTGATACCTATAAAGAAGCGGACAGAACCTTCAGAGTAGCTTCTGCAACGAAACCGCCTAAGGATAAGAACGCTGGGAACGCCAAAAAGCCTAAAGGCAAAGGCCGCGGTCCGAGAGGAATATTTGCCTACCATTATCTTGATCCTTATACCGGAAAAGTGATGGGTTCTACAAAAAGCTACGAATTTTTCTATGTAGTGGCTCACATCCATGCTCAGTTATTGGCCGGAAAGTTTGGGAAAACAGTCGTGGGAGTAGCTTCAATTATATTTTTCATACAATTGATCAGCGGCCTGATTCTTTGGTGGCCTAAAAAATGGAACAGGACGACAAGAACTGCAGCATTTAAAATAAAATCAGGGACAAAATGGAGACGAAAGAACTACGATTTTCATAATGTTTTTGGTTTTTACTCCTTGCTGCCGGCGGTATTTATTACTATTACAGGATTGATTATGGCTTACAAGGTTTTAACAGATCTTACCCAGGAAGCTTTTGGAGGGGTTGCTGATGCTCATACAATTGCAGAAAAGTATAAGCCTGAATTTGATCCTGAGAAGAAAACCTTATCCTATGCTGATTTTGTAGACAAAAATTTCAAAGCATTCCCTGAAGCAAAACAGATCAGAATGAGTATTCCCAGGAATGATTCATCTACAGTTTATAATGTGGTCGCCGCTAAATTTATAGGACTTAAAAGCCTTGTCAAAGGGAAAAAGTATGGAAGCCAATAA
- a CDS encoding methylated-DNA--[protein]-cysteine S-methyltransferase: protein MEIIYQKTISTPLGEMIACAVDQGICLLEFTDRKNMARQFTSLSKALNAEIIEKEHMLFNQLEEELEEYFEGKRRKFDVPLFITGTEFQEKVWQLLREIPMGEIRTYKQQSEFLGNPKAIRAVGTANGINKIAILIPCHRVIGSNGELVGYAGGIWRKQKLLELEKAILF, encoded by the coding sequence ATGGAAATCATCTATCAAAAAACCATATCTACTCCGCTTGGAGAAATGATAGCCTGTGCTGTAGATCAGGGTATCTGTCTGCTTGAATTTACAGACCGGAAAAATATGGCAAGGCAGTTTACCTCGTTGTCTAAAGCTCTGAATGCTGAGATAATAGAAAAAGAGCATATGCTTTTCAATCAGCTGGAAGAAGAGCTGGAAGAATATTTTGAAGGAAAAAGGCGGAAATTTGATGTTCCTTTATTTATTACAGGAACTGAGTTTCAGGAAAAGGTGTGGCAGCTTCTCCGCGAAATTCCAATGGGAGAAATAAGAACGTACAAACAACAATCCGAATTTTTGGGGAACCCGAAAGCGATTCGGGCGGTGGGAACAGCCAATGGAATCAACAAGATTGCTATTTTAATCCCATGTCACCGGGTTATTGGCTCAAACGGTGAGCTGGTAGGCTATGCCGGCGGAATCTGGAGAAAGCAAAAGTTACTGGAACTGGAAAAGGCTATTTTGTTTTAA
- a CDS encoding cupin domain-containing protein, whose translation MKKYKIQQSPFIVPTTDGKLIEEHWGNSTGNSNVSIAHMVAPPDWSEPHQTPEFDEFTYIISGKKQFEIDGEIVVLEKGQSILIEKGARIRYSNPFSEACEYLAICIPAFSMELVNREEEGVD comes from the coding sequence ATGAAAAAATATAAAATCCAGCAGTCTCCATTTATCGTTCCTACGACAGACGGAAAACTGATCGAAGAACACTGGGGAAACTCTACCGGAAATTCCAATGTTTCCATTGCTCATATGGTAGCTCCTCCTGATTGGAGCGAACCGCATCAGACACCGGAGTTTGATGAGTTTACCTATATTATTTCAGGAAAAAAACAATTTGAAATTGACGGCGAAATCGTCGTTCTTGAAAAAGGACAGAGCATCCTGATTGAAAAAGGAGCCAGAATACGGTACAGCAATCCGTTTTCAGAAGCTTGTGAATATCTTGCCATTTGCATTCCCGCATTTTCTATGGAACTGGTCAACAGGGAAGAGGAAGGAGTAGACTAA
- a CDS encoding bifunctional transcriptional activator/DNA repair enzyme AdaA: protein MKLTEKIMYEASYTKDVSFEGIFWMGVKTTGIFCRPTCTARKPKFENVEFFSNTKDAMMKGYRPCKVCKPLENLNVTPQSIKELLQEISEDPSLKLKDDDLVKRGLEPATVRRWFLKHHGITFHAFQRMFKLNTAFKKLRQGESVTDVALDTGYESLSGFNESFKNIFGASPKNSKIEKIIDLKRIETKLGTMIACADENGICLLEFSDRKALPTELKGISKHYNANIVQGENPHFITLENELSEYFEGKRKIFTVPLSPVGTAFQKQVWKILQEIPYGATRNYQEQADILGNPKSVRAVANANGFNKISIIIPCHRVIGSSGQLTGYGGGMWRKQKLLELEQAILF from the coding sequence ATGAAACTTACTGAAAAAATAATGTACGAAGCCTCTTATACTAAAGATGTTTCGTTTGAAGGCATATTCTGGATGGGTGTAAAGACCACCGGAATATTCTGCAGACCGACCTGTACGGCACGCAAACCCAAATTTGAAAACGTAGAGTTTTTTTCCAATACAAAAGATGCTATGATGAAGGGATACCGGCCTTGTAAGGTATGCAAACCACTGGAAAACCTTAATGTCACTCCTCAGTCTATTAAAGAATTATTGCAGGAGATCTCTGAAGATCCGTCACTGAAACTCAAAGATGATGATCTTGTAAAGAGGGGATTGGAACCGGCAACGGTCCGCAGATGGTTTTTGAAACATCATGGCATCACTTTTCACGCTTTCCAGAGAATGTTTAAGCTGAATACAGCTTTTAAAAAGCTCCGGCAGGGGGAATCTGTTACCGATGTAGCCCTGGATACAGGATATGAAAGCCTTAGCGGGTTCAATGAAAGTTTTAAAAATATTTTTGGAGCATCCCCCAAGAATAGTAAAATAGAGAAAATCATTGACCTGAAAAGGATTGAAACAAAGCTTGGAACCATGATAGCCTGTGCTGATGAAAACGGAATCTGCCTCCTGGAATTTTCTGACAGGAAAGCACTTCCTACAGAACTGAAAGGGATATCAAAACATTATAATGCCAATATTGTCCAGGGAGAAAACCCTCATTTTATAACGTTGGAAAATGAGCTTTCCGAATATTTTGAAGGGAAAAGAAAAATATTTACAGTTCCTCTTTCCCCTGTAGGGACGGCTTTTCAGAAACAAGTCTGGAAGATTCTGCAGGAAATTCCCTATGGAGCTACAAGAAACTATCAGGAACAGGCTGATATTTTAGGGAATCCAAAATCAGTAAGGGCGGTGGCCAATGCCAACGGCTTCAATAAGATCTCTATTATCATCCCCTGTCACCGGGTTATTGGAAGCAGCGGCCAGCTGACGGGCTATGGCGGCGGAATGTGGAGAAAACAAAAGCTGCTGGAACTGGAGCAGGCCATTCTTTTTTAG
- a CDS encoding HAD family phosphatase, with the protein MKIKNIIFDFGGVLMDWNPRYFFKEYFKDNEKMEYFLENIAQSEWNEEQDRGRSLSEGTEIQIKKFPEWEKEIRAYYDNWTVMLKSDIPQNVEVLRKLRNTEYQVFGLTNWSAETFPYALENYDFFQIFDGKIVVSGIEKMIKPDPKIWHVLLERYHIHANESVFIDDNPKNIEMAQSLGFHTIHVLPDTDLEQELAGLGVKI; encoded by the coding sequence ATGAAAATTAAGAATATCATATTCGATTTCGGAGGAGTGCTGATGGATTGGAATCCCAGATATTTTTTCAAAGAATATTTCAAAGACAATGAAAAAATGGAATACTTCCTGGAAAATATCGCTCAGTCTGAATGGAATGAAGAACAGGACAGAGGAAGAAGCCTTTCGGAAGGAACAGAGATTCAGATAAAGAAATTTCCTGAATGGGAAAAGGAGATCAGAGCTTACTATGACAACTGGACGGTGATGCTTAAAAGTGATATTCCTCAAAATGTGGAAGTACTGAGAAAATTGAGAAATACGGAATATCAAGTGTTTGGGCTAACCAACTGGTCTGCAGAAACCTTTCCCTATGCTCTTGAAAATTATGATTTCTTTCAAATCTTTGACGGTAAAATTGTCGTTTCCGGAATAGAAAAAATGATCAAACCTGATCCGAAAATATGGCATGTATTGCTGGAAAGATATCATATCCATGCTAATGAGTCGGTTTTCATTGATGACAATCCTAAGAATATTGAAATGGCACAATCTTTAGGCTTTCATACGATTCACGTCCTGCCGGATACAGATCTTGAACAGGAATTAGCGGGCTTAGGGGTAAAAATTTAA
- a CDS encoding DinB family protein — MKILTSQLLDELKRITEQHLQSADTFLQKPDHELNFRVSADSWSILECLEHLNRYGNFYIPEISRKISSSKSSPRPVFTPGFLGNYFAESMLPKEKLNKMKTLRTMNPIHSRLNKEVVNEFAGQQQQLLELLEKAGHIDLEKTKTRISISKWINLKLGDTLRFVIYHNLRHMAQTEQILKNF; from the coding sequence ATGAAAATTTTAACTTCACAATTATTAGATGAGCTAAAGCGTATTACCGAACAGCATTTACAATCTGCAGACACTTTTTTACAGAAACCTGATCATGAATTGAACTTCAGGGTTTCAGCAGACAGCTGGAGTATACTGGAATGCCTGGAACATCTTAACCGTTACGGTAATTTTTATATTCCTGAGATCAGCCGTAAAATTTCCTCATCCAAATCATCTCCAAGACCTGTTTTTACCCCTGGTTTTTTAGGGAATTATTTTGCTGAAAGCATGCTTCCTAAAGAAAAATTAAATAAGATGAAGACCCTTAGAACCATGAATCCGATTCACAGCCGGCTCAATAAAGAGGTGGTAAATGAATTTGCGGGCCAGCAGCAGCAATTGCTTGAACTATTGGAAAAAGCCGGACATATCGATTTGGAAAAAACGAAAACCCGGATCAGTATTTCAAAATGGATCAACCTGAAACTGGGGGACACCCTTCGTTTTGTGATTTATCACAATCTGAGGCATATGGCACAAACCGAACAGATTCTGAAAAACTTCTGA
- a CDS encoding PepSY domain-containing protein yields the protein MEANKYTGNEIVYPREVQMHEVIEHMNFDLHVGYWGGMFGKIFTFIIGMICTSLPVTGFLIWWGRRNKAPKKNKEIKNIHQHRKDSHHEQLV from the coding sequence ATGGAAGCCAATAAATACACGGGAAATGAAATTGTTTATCCCAGAGAAGTTCAGATGCATGAGGTGATTGAACATATGAATTTTGACCTTCACGTAGGGTATTGGGGCGGAATGTTTGGAAAGATCTTCACGTTCATTATCGGGATGATCTGTACAAGCCTTCCGGTTACAGGATTCCTGATCTGGTGGGGAAGAAGAAATAAGGCTCCTAAAAAAAATAAAGAAATCAAAAATATTCATCAACACAGAAAAGATTCACATCATGAACAACTGGTTTAA
- a CDS encoding GNAT family N-acetyltransferase codes for MNFSVQPVLENEEFQLIPLQQGDFESLYEVASDPKVWEQHPNKDRYQKEVFQNFFLGAMESGGAFKIIEKATGDVLGSSRYYNFDENDSHIFIGYTFYGTRSWGKGINPQIKKLMLDYIFQFVDKVHFHIGKENFRSQTALERLGGKKIAEEEVAYFAEPARTNFVYEIKKEDWYEKI; via the coding sequence ATGAATTTTTCTGTTCAGCCTGTTTTAGAGAATGAAGAATTTCAATTAATCCCCTTACAGCAAGGGGATTTTGAATCTTTATATGAAGTAGCTTCAGATCCGAAGGTCTGGGAACAGCATCCCAACAAAGACCGTTATCAGAAAGAGGTATTCCAAAACTTCTTTTTGGGAGCTATGGAAAGTGGAGGAGCTTTTAAAATTATTGAGAAAGCGACCGGAGATGTATTGGGAAGCAGCCGTTATTATAATTTTGACGAAAATGACAGCCATATTTTCATCGGTTATACTTTTTACGGAACGAGATCCTGGGGAAAAGGGATCAATCCACAGATTAAAAAACTGATGTTGGATTATATCTTCCAGTTTGTAGATAAGGTTCATTTCCATATCGGAAAAGAAAATTTCCGTTCACAGACCGCTTTGGAAAGATTGGGCGGTAAAAAGATTGCTGAAGAAGAAGTGGCCTATTTTGCAGAACCCGCAAGAACTAATTTTGTGTACGAAATCAAAAAAGAAGATTGGTATGAAAAAATATAA
- a CDS encoding DUF2911 domain-containing protein, whose protein sequence is MKKLLAAVCLSVSAFSFAQDYSVPAASPRQKVEQQFSMSKISIDYGRPGVKGRKIFGDLVPYGQVWRAGANSSTKVTFGQAINFGGKIVPAGTYGLFIIPTEKEWKVILNKDFQQWGAYTYDPKQDVVDVTVPVNKLADKQEWFEITLNPTDENSANLVLKWDYMQAEVPLKPSKLDTVIKISDKLKEIKKIESDSSKKAK, encoded by the coding sequence GTGAAAAAGTTATTAGCAGCAGTTTGCCTATCAGTTTCAGCATTCAGTTTTGCACAGGATTATTCCGTACCGGCAGCGAGCCCGCGTCAGAAGGTGGAACAGCAGTTTTCAATGTCTAAAATCTCCATCGACTATGGAAGACCGGGAGTGAAAGGACGTAAGATCTTTGGAGACCTGGTTCCTTACGGTCAGGTTTGGAGAGCGGGAGCTAACTCATCCACGAAAGTTACTTTCGGACAGGCCATTAACTTTGGAGGAAAAATTGTTCCTGCAGGAACGTACGGATTGTTTATCATCCCTACAGAAAAAGAATGGAAAGTTATCCTGAACAAGGATTTTCAGCAATGGGGTGCTTATACGTATGATCCGAAACAGGATGTAGTAGACGTTACAGTACCGGTCAATAAATTGGCAGATAAGCAGGAGTGGTTTGAAATCACTTTGAATCCTACAGATGAAAACTCAGCCAATTTAGTATTAAAGTGGGATTATATGCAGGCGGAAGTTCCTTTGAAGCCGTCAAAACTGGATACCGTGATCAAGATTTCTGATAAGTTGAAAGAGATCAAGAAAATAGAATCAGATTCTTCTAAAAAAGCTAAATAA
- a CDS encoding PEGA domain-containing protein — protein sequence MKNNLSIVLLLGIALSATSCATIFTGTKDKIAFNSNPEGAVVFHKGVEKCSTPCTAEITRSLGKQTVTFEKEGFNKKEVKLTKTFNPVSLLNIILGGAIGIGIDAATGSLTKYSPKKYDVELEAKQ from the coding sequence ATGAAAAACAATCTATCTATTGTATTATTACTGGGCATCGCGCTTTCTGCCACCTCATGTGCAACGATCTTTACCGGGACCAAAGATAAAATAGCTTTCAATTCAAATCCTGAGGGAGCTGTGGTATTCCATAAGGGAGTTGAGAAATGTAGTACTCCATGTACTGCTGAAATCACAAGATCATTAGGCAAACAAACGGTTACGTTTGAAAAAGAAGGTTTTAATAAGAAAGAGGTGAAGCTTACAAAAACTTTTAATCCGGTATCATTGCTAAACATTATTCTCGGGGGAGCAATAGGTATCGGAATTGATGCTGCCACAGGATCTCTGACTAAATATTCTCCAAAGAAATATGACGTTGAATTAGAGGCTAAGCAGTAG
- a CDS encoding type I restriction enzyme HsdR N-terminal domain-containing protein, which produces MELPKLNFQETFDFKFKKDKDKFFIYDLVRKTYLLLTPEEWVRQHWIHYYLTVKSYSASALITEKKIILNGLTKRIDLLITEKTEPVILIECKAPQIKLTEKTFEQTARYNSIIGAKEIILTNGLQHINAYYEDGQYQFYRP; this is translated from the coding sequence ATGGAACTTCCAAAACTGAATTTTCAGGAAACTTTTGATTTTAAATTCAAGAAAGACAAAGATAAGTTTTTTATTTATGATTTGGTTCGTAAAACTTATCTTCTGCTCACTCCCGAGGAATGGGTCAGACAGCACTGGATACATTATTACCTTACTGTAAAATCCTATTCTGCATCGGCATTGATCACCGAGAAAAAGATCATTTTAAACGGCTTAACGAAAAGAATCGACCTTCTTATTACAGAAAAAACAGAACCTGTCATCCTGATTGAATGCAAGGCTCCCCAAATCAAATTAACAGAAAAAACATTTGAGCAAACGGCCCGCTACAATTCCATTATCGGAGCTAAAGAAATTATTCTGACGAATGGACTCCAGCATATCAATGCGTATTATGAAGACGGACAGTATCAGTTTTACAGACCATAG